The genomic DNA AGCCACCGCTCAAGGTGGTGAACATCGAGAAGCAATAGCCGCATCCCATCGCCGTCTGAGTGCGTTTTTTTTATGTCTGGAGTTTGTAATGTCCATCACTGAACAACAGCTGCAAAGCATCATGCCCAACGCCCGCCGCCAAGCGGGCGTTTTTGTATCCGCCCTCAATGCGGCCATGGTCCACCGTCAGATCAACACGCCGAAACGCCAAGCTGCGTTTCTGGCGCAAGTCGGTCACGAGTCGGGCCAGTTGCAGTACGTTCGGGAACTGGGCGGCGACCAGTACCTGAGCAAATACGACACCGGTAACCTTGCTGCAAAACTGGGCAACACGCCGGCAGCGGATGGTGATGGCCAGCGCTATCGCGGTCGCGGCCTGATCCAGGTCACTGGCCACGACAACTACCTACGCTGCAGCTTGGCGCTGTTCGGTGACGAGCGATTGCTGCGCACGCCTGAACTGCTGGAGCTGCCGCAGTGGGCCGCCGAGTCGGCCGCATGGTTCTGGTCCGTGAACGGGCTGAACGCGCTGGCCGATCAAAATGAATTCAACACAATCACCCGCAGGATCAACGGCGGCCTCAATGGCCTGCAGGATCGGCTGGAGTTGTGGGGGCGGGCGAGGGCGGTGCTATGCGTTTCGGCGAACTGATCCCGGCGCCGTATCTGCTGTTGGTAAAAGGAGTGCTGCTGGTCGTCTTGGTCGGTGGTTCTGCGTCCATTACCTGGCAAGTACAGGATTGGCGTTACGGCAAACAGCTCGCAGAGCAGGCCCGACTCCACACCGAAACCCTCAACAAGTTGACCCAGGCCACGATTGCGCAGCAGCGTGCCGAACAGGACAAGCGCCTTGCGCTCGAGCAGCGCCTGGCAACCAGTGAACAAACCCATTATCGAGCCTTGAGTGATGTCCAACGTGATCAAGGTCGCCTGCGCGACCGTCTTGCCACTGCTGATCTGCGCCTGTCAGTCCTACTCGATGCCACCACCGGCGCCGGCAACGGATCGCTGTCAGCCTCCACCGCCACCGGCAGCGTGGTTCATGGCCCCACAAGAGCCGAACTTGACCCAGCGCATGCTCAACGAATTGTCGGCATCACCGATTACGGCGACCGAGGACTGATTGCACTCGCCGCCTGTCAGGCATACGCGAAAGAAGTCTCAACACCGAAGTAAAAAAAGGGCGGCCGGTCCAGATGCGTCAACATCCGGATCGACCGCCGTCCCTGCAGATAGTCCCTGCAAGTCCAGCCAAGGCTCTTGCTCCGTGCACAAATCGTGGCGAGCCTAGAACCTGTTTATCCGTACAGTAAAGATCTTGCTTTTTATGTCTACACCCACCCTGCTGTGACCATAGTTAGCTTATTTCTAAGCGCTTGACGATTAAGAGCGAAACAAGCCGCATTCTCGGGCGCTAAATAACGGAAGACCAATAACTTACGGTCGAAAAATAAAAAGGCTTTTAGCCATCACCCTTTAATAGCCAATAACTCTAAAAAATTGGAAGCACTTTCCTATATCGGATCTATTCTCGTAACGCGCAATGGAAGTATGGATATCTTGCGCACCAACTCATGCCATAAACTATTAAAGGACTACTCCATGGAAAGCTTCGCTATTGCGGCATCACAAATTAACTGGAACGGCGGTCAACGGATCACTTTAAATGCAGGTGATACGGCCACTTGCACGACGTTGCGTCCGGGGCAGATTTACGGAATTTTCATTTATAATTCCGCCGGCAGCGATAACAATGCAGCCGTAAATGTTGTATGGAGCAATAGCCAGCCTCCTGCAACCATCACTGTCCCCGGTACCACCGCCAATGCCGGCTTGGCATCGCTGGGATTCGTTTCCGGCACTGACACTCAGACAATCTCAGTTTCGTTGCCTAGTAACAGCGGCATTGCACAGGTTGAGGTGTGGTTGGGCAGTACCAGCATGCCAACGAATACGAGCGGACTAAATAACAACTCGTTGCAGGCTAACGGGGAGCAGTACCCGTTTAACAAATATAATCGCTACTATTCCGTGCCGCCTTCGAAATGGATGAATCTGACAATTGTTAGCAAAATCACACAGTTCATTTCGTGCCAGTTCCGCGAAGCCGCTGCAACCGTATTTGTTGTGAATGAAACGTCAAATGGCTTACTGGTCGGGCAAGTCACTAACATTGGACCTACTGCTTCGGAAAAAGGGGCAGTGACCATTGTTGCCACTCAGATTCAAAACATCAGTAATAACTTGCAGGGCGACGGTACTCAATGGGTCTGGATGGATGCAGATAGCCAGCAAGACTCAACGAGCGCCAGCATTTCATTACAATCCCTATAATCTATAGCAGACGAAGAGTAGAGCCGCGCAGGGCGCGGCTCTTTTTAGTTTCCCGTGTTCGTTTTTAAATCTAGATTATTGTCGGACAATTAAAGTCGGCACGGTTGGTGCCTTGACGCGACTCGCTAACAACTCCGTAACCGCATAATCGCATCCGTAATCGCTTTTGCATTCGTGTCCAAAGTTTCCAGAGCTGCAATTGCGTTACCAGCAACATTGTCTGCACCAGCCCCTGAAATCCAGTTGGTAATCTCTTCAATCGCCGCACCGAGAGCATGCTGGTTGTGCAAGAGCAACGTCAACGCATCAGCAGTGGCGATGTTGCCGTCTGAATTACTTAGCATGTGGATCATCCTTCAGCGAAAGGTTCGTAAAGCCTCATTCGTCCCGCCAGGACAGATTAGCCCAAGCAATCATTTATTGAGGGCTATTTCCGCCCTAAAATGCCGCATCTGTCCCATGTTGCCATTCTACAAACGTCAAAAACCACAAACCCCCGACTTTCTCTAGAAAAATAAGGGGATTGCGTTTTTAGAATTTGGCGGTGAAGGAGAGACTCGAAATCGCTACCTTTAAGGGCCTGTTGCCCACCTCCAAGTGAACGCCCAGCTCGCTCCATTGCTATCTGCTTTACATTATCGGCCGCTTTCGGCCGAGGCTGTGTAAAAACGTTTTTGAGCGCTTCAGGTGCTCAAAACCGCACTGGAAATCGCGTTTCTATGCGAAATCCACATCTGCAGACGTGCCGATAAATTTCAGATTTAACGTAGACGCGGACACTTCAATTTTGGCGAAGCGTTTTTACACACTCTGGGCCGATAACGGTCACTCGGGTGTCATCAAAACCGCAAGCGTCATCTTGATGAATTCCTCGTTCTTGTCTATTGCCCAGAGGGCGCCCCGGACGTTCTCAGCGACATCGGCCGACCCTCGCTGCTCAACCCAATTCGATAGCTCCATGATGGCGGCTTCGAGGGCGAGTTGGTTTTCGTTGATCTTGAAGAGCAGGGAAGGGAGCAGGTCTGAGTTGGGCATTTTGGTTTCCTTGGTAGCCAAAGAACCAGCGTAGCACCGTGTTACATGAAGAGTTTTTTAACGATCGGCAGGACGCCGGAGATGGCGAGTTTTGTAACGCGTTGCAAAAAGTTTTGTAACGCTTCGGAAAACGCCGCACAAATCTCAGATCCCAGAAACGACAAAGCCCTGAATAATCAGGGCTTTGTGGGTACAAATATGGCGGAGGCGATGGGATTCGAACTCATGGACCTGTTACAGTCGACGGTTTTCAAGACCGTTGCCTTAAACCACTCGGCCACACCTCCGTTGCGTTGCGGGCGCCATAATACCTGAATGAAACACACTGTCAAACTCTCTGCATGGCTTGTTACAGAGCGTCTGTTATGATCTTTGCGACTGAACGTTTCAAACCAACAGGAGTGTCGCCATGCGCGAACAGGATTACGCAGTTAATAACAGCGTGCAGGCTGAGCAGCTAGAGGTTAGCCGCGTCCTGCGCAACACTTATGGCCTACTGGCTCTGACCCTCGCATTCAGCGGCGTCATGGCTTTCGTCGCTCAGCAGATGCGTGTTGGCTACCCGAACATTTTCGTGGTGCTGATCGGCTTCTACGGGCTGTTCTTCCTCACCAACAAACTCCGTGATTCCGCGTGGGGCCTGGTGTCCGCTTTTGCGCTGACCGGTTTCATGGGTTTCCTGCTCGGCCCGATCCTCAACCGTTACCTGGGCATGCAGGGCGGCGCGGAAGTGGTCAGCTCGGCGTTCGCGATGACCGCGCTGGTGTTCGGTGGTCTTTCGGCCTACGTGCTGATCACCCGCAAGGACATGAGCTTCCTCGGTGGTTTCATCACCGCCGGTTTCTTCGTGTTGCTGGGTGCAACGCTGGCGAGCTTCTTCTTCCAGGTCAGCGGTCTGCAACTGGCGATCAGCGCAGGTTTCGTGCTGTTCTCGTCGGTCTGCATTCTGTTCCAGACCAGCGCCATCATTCATGGCGGCGAACGTAACTACATCATGGCGACCATCAGCCTGTATGTATCGATCTACAACCTGTTCATCAGCTTGTTGCAGATCTTCGGCATCATGAGCCGCGACGACTGATTACAGTCAGGGAAACAACAAAAAACCCGCTTAGGCGGGTTTTTTGTTGTCTGCGAGATGATCAATTGACGATGATGCTGCCATCAGCATGCTGTTTATAGATCGTATACGGCAGTAGAAGGGTATCGAGCACCCCGGAGGCGGCGGCATCGACCAGCATGCCGAAATTCGCGTTGTTGTATTCAAAGGCATCCACACCGTCGCGCAATTCTGCGTGCATCATGCAAAAGTCGAAAGTCACGCCGCTGTAGATCCGCGGGACGGCACCGCAGTAGGTTTTCTCCTCCCTGAGGATCTTCGCCGCCGCCTCATCACTCTGCATGACGGTCTGCACTGTCCCGCAACCGGCAAGCGCCAGGGCCGCCAGCAGCATTGCCTGAGTTTTCATACCGTCAATCCTTCGCCGGAAAAACCTCAATCTACGCCGAACGTGCAGAAAAAGCACTTATGCCATCGGCGGCAACCGGCGCTTGACCGGGGTCTTCTTGACGATCGCCGTATTGGTCTCGGCCAGCGTATTGAGGCGGTCGAGCAGGGTGTCGAGTTGTTCCATCGAGCGCACATGCAAGCGTGCGATGAAGCAGTCTTCACCGGTCACCTTGTCGCACTCGGTGAACTCGGGGATCGACAGGATCTGCCGCTCGACCTCTTGCAAACGCCCCGGCAGCGGCCGTATCCGGACGATAGCCTGTAACTGATAGCCGAAGCATTTCGGGTCGATCTCGACGGTGTAGCCCTTGAGCACCCCGCGCTCTTCGAGACGACGCAAACGCTCGGCCACGCTTGGCGAAGACAGGCCGCTGAGTTGCGCCAGTGCCTTGAGCGAGCGGCGTGAGTCTTCCATCAGCGCACTGATGAGAATCTGGTCGATATCGTCGGTCATGGGGCAACTCCAGTATTAGGCGATTGGCGGAAGTCACCCGCGATAAAAAAGGCAGAAATCGAGTTTAGCCTGCTTTTTGCGCTGGAGGCATGCAGCCTGCACTGGGCATACTTTTGTCACAAGTTCAGGAGAATGATGATGGACAAGACCCTGCGTCGCGGCTCGTTTGAAATGACTGCCGCCATGTTGATATCCGGGACGATCGGCTGGTTTGTGCTGGTCTCCGGGCAACCGGTGCTCGATGTGGTGTTCTGGCGCTGTGTGTTCGGCGCCGGGACGTTGCTGCTGATTTGCGCAGCATTCGGCTTTCTGCGTCCGGGCATTCTGACCCGCACGACGTTCCTGTTGGCGGTGCTCAGCGGGGTGGCCATTGTCGGCAACTGGGTACTGTTGTTCGCCTCGTATTCACGGGCTTCGATTGCCATCGGCACCGCGGTGTACAACGTCCAGCCGTTCATGCTGGTCGGTTTGGCGGCGCTGTTTCTTGGCGAGAAAATCACCCTGCAGAAGCTGTTCTGGCTGGTGATTTCCTTTCTCGGCATGCTGGCGATTGTCAGTGCCCATGGCGGGCAAGGCGAGGGTGGCGGCGACTACTTGCAGGGGATCGCTCTGGCACTGGGCGCGGCGCTTCTGTATGCCATCGCTGCGCTGATCATCAAGCGTCTGACCGGTACGCCGCCGCACCTGATCGCACTGGTTCAGGTCTGCACCGGGGTGCTGCTGCTCGCGCCGTTCGCGCACTTTCACGCGATGCCGCAGGCGCAGAGTGCCTGGTTCAGCCTGCTGACATTGGGCATCGTGCATACCGGCCTGATGTACGTGTTGCTCTACGGTGCCATTCAGAAACTGCCGACGGCACTGACCGGCGCGCTGTCATTCATCTACCCGATTGCCGCGATCTTCGTTGACTGGTTCGCCTTCGGCCATCGCCTCGAAACCCTGCAATGGGTTGGCGTGGCGGCGATCCTGCTGGCCACCGCCGGGATGCAACAGGGCTGGGGTTTGAAGGCGCGGGCCGCTGTAGCGGCGCGGCCCTAGATGGGCTTGATCAGGCCTTTGAACAGACCTTTGAGCTGCTGGTTACCCGCATCGACCAGATGATTGTCATCGAAGTACAGCGGTACACCGTCCCTGGAACCCATGCAGTTGCCGTTCGGGCACAGGTACGGCGTCGGGTCGATCACTGAAGCGTTGCAGCGCCGGGCGACCGTTTCAATGGTGTAGTTGGCGATCCTGTTGCGCTTCCCGTAATCGAGCAGCGAAATCGAAATGTCTGCCGTCTGCTGGAACAGGCGCTGGTTCAAGTTCAGGCCTTTATAGACGCTGAACGGCATTTCCGGAATTGGCTTGACGATATACACCGGATGATTTTCAGCGATCGCGCAGACGGTATTGGCGTACTCGGTGATGTAAGCATCGATAAACGCCGATTCGCCAACCAGCGGGCTGTCAGGGAAGTGAATGCGCCAAGGGTTGTTTCTGCTCGGGTCGGCATACAGCGCTGCGCGACTGAACAGCACCACCGGCACTTCCTGGAACGAGTCTTTCAGCACTTGCAGCTTTTCGTGGTTGAACGCGCGGCATTTGCTCTCCAGATCCTTGTCGCGCATGGCGAAGTTTTGCAAAGCCGGGCAACCGCCAAGCGACCAGGACAACGCGGCTTGCGGGTTATCGATTTGCACCGCCGCCGCCGTAGACTGGGCGTGGCTGTCGCCAAACAGAATCACCGAAACATCACCCGTCCCCAATTTGCAGTCCGCCGCTGCGTAGGCATTGGGGTAGCACTCTTGTGGATAGAGCTTGCTGGTGTACTCCGGTTGCCCAAGATCGACGAAGGCGAGGCGGGCGTCGGGGTATTTCTTCACCAGCGAGGCCGATAGGGCGGACAGCCCGATGACGGCCACGGTCCACGAAGCAAATTTGAGCAGTGTCCGCGGCGCCGTCGTGACTTTGCTGACTCTCGATTCGATAAGGTAGTACGAGAGGGCCCCGAGCACCAACGAAAGCACGATCGCGCCCAGCACATGAGGCCAACTGCTCAACAGACCGCACAGATACAAGAGCACCACCAGCGGCCAGTGCCACAGGTAAACCGAGTAAGAAATACTGCCGATAAATTGCATCGTGTGATTGCGGCTGAACACCGACTGCGTATTGCCGTAAATCACCAGCATCGTACCGAGGACCGGCAGCAGTGCGAGATAACCCGGCCACAGATCATCCTGCGAGAAACACAGCACACTGGTGAAAATCGCCAGCAGACCCAAACCCTCGCAGATCGAGCCGTTGCGGCTGCCCAGACGCAGCGGATACAGAAAAACCATCCCGCCGGCGATCATTTCCCAAGCGCGAGTGGGCAGCATGTAGAAGGCGAAGACCGGATGAGTCTTGCTCAGCACCACCGAGGCAGCGAACGACAACAAGGCCAGCGCTATCAGGGCAACCCGGGTTTTTTGCGCACCCAGGAATTTGTAGAAGCCCATGATCAGCACGGGATAGAGCAAATAGAACTGCCACTCGACCGACAGTGACCAGGTGTGCAACAACCAGTTTTCGTGCAGGGGGGCGTCGAAGTAGTTGCCGTCTTTGGCGAAGGTGAAGTTGGAGCTGAACAGCAAGCTGCTTTTGAGGGTTCTGATCGTCTCGCGGAAGTCTTCCAGCGGCAGGTACACATAGCCGAACATGAGCAGCACGATGCACAGGGTCAGCAGCGCCGGAATGATCCGTCTGGCCCGCGACGCGTAGAAACCTGGCAGGGAAAAGCGCTGTTGTTGCAGGCCGTTGAAGATGAGGCCGGTCATCAGAAAACCGGAAATGACGAAAAATACGTCAACGCCGGCAAATCCGCCGCCGAAACCCGGGATCTTGAAATGAAACAGCACCACCGAGAGCACGGCGAGCGCGCGTAACGCGTTGATATTCTTCCTGAACAGCATTTATGCATCCATGTCCACATCCGTTGTGGGCCGCATTGTAGTGATCATGTCGGCTTTGTTACATGGATTTTTTACTGCTCAGATGTTCCAGCGCGGCGCCGACTTGGCCAGGCGCTGGCGCATTTCGCCGATATTGGCCGCCAGTTGCCGGGTCAGCAATCGGTAACCGTCCAGCGCGTTATAGACCGGTGCATCAAGGCTGGCGTCGGCCAACTCCAGAGGCCGCTCCAACCGCTTGGAAGCACCGGATTTCAAGGCCCGCGCCATGCCGATCAGTTGCACGCGAATCAATCGGTGCTCGGCCTTCAACGCCGACTGCAGATGGGCCATGGCTTCGCGGTCGCTGGCATTCGGGCGAGTGTTGCCGAGGATCTCCAGCGTGCTGACGCACATGCGCAAGTTGCGTTGAATCGCATCCAGTTCCGTCATGGAAATCTTCACTTCCTTGGACACCGACGGCATCAGCGAGCGCAGTTGCACCATCACCGTGGAGACTCGCCCCATCAACTTCAAATGCTCATCGGCGCTGATCGCTTCGCCGCTGATGATCCGTCCATACAACGTGGCGCAGTCGCGCAGGGCGTCCGCCAGGTTGTAGCGCCACGAATACACCGCGTACAGCGGCAAGGCGAAGGAAAACGCCAGAGCCAGGGCGATGCCAATCAGGATATCGACTCCGCGCCACAAACCGTCAGTGATCGGGTTGTCGCCATGCCCGGCGACAATGAACACGGTGATGCCGGCGAGCAGGGCGGTATAACCGCCCTTGCCGATGGCGTGATAGGAAAAGAAGCCGCAAACCACGGCCATGGCGAAGTAGGTCAGCCACGGCATGCCGAGCAACGCCTGCTGCGCCACCAGCACCAGACCGACGCCCGCGCCAATCAGCGTGCCGGTGGCGCGTTCGGCGGCTTTCTTGCCGATGTTGCCGTGATGCTGCAAACCGCCGATCACCACCAGCATGGTCACCGACGCCCACTCGCCGTGGGGCAGGTTGATGCCGGTGGTCAGCACAATCGTTGCCAGCAACCCCAATGCCACCCGCACCGCATGGATCAATCGGGCGTGGCGGTAGCGCCGGTACGGGTCCAGCAGCGGACGCAGGATTCGGCGCAACAGCGGTGGCAGTCGGTGGGTGCTGAACGTACTCAGTGCAAGGCCCTCGTCAGAAAATGTAATCGGTGGTCAGGAAGCTCGAATCGCGCCCGCGAATGATCTCGCTGATCAGATCCTTGTTGCTGTCCTGGAATTTGGTCGCCACCAGGGTGCGGATCGAAAACACCCGCAATGCATCGTGTACCGACAGCGTGCCCTCAGCGGAGTTCTTGCGACCGTTGAACGGATACGTGTCCGGGCCGCGCTGGCACTGGGCATTGAGGTTGATCCGCCCGACCTGGTTGGCAAAGGTGTCGACGAGGCGGCCGACAGCTACCGGGTTGGTGCCGAAGATGCTCAACTGCTGGCCGAAGTCAGACTCCAGCACATAGTCGATCACGGTATCGAGGTGGCGGTACGGCACGATCGGCACCACTGGGCCAAACTGCTCTTCCTGATACACGCGCATCTGCGGATTCACCGGGTACAGCACCGCCGGATAAAAGAACGATTCGCGCGATTCACCGCCATTGGGGTTGATCACCTCAGCGCCCTTGCTGCGCGCATCGGCCACCAGCCCATGCAGATAGTCGACCTTGCCTGACTCCGGCAGCGGCGTCAGCGACACACCGCTGTCCCATGGCATGCCCGGTTTCAGCGTGGCCAGTCTGGCGTTGAATTTTTCGATGAAGCTATCAACCACATCCTCATGCACGAAGAGGATTTTCAGCGCGGTGCAGCGTTGGCCGTTGAACGACAGCGAGCCGGTGACGGCTTCGCTGACGGCGTTGTCCAGATCGACTTCCGGCAGGACGATACCCGGGTTCTTCGCGTCCAGGCCCAATGCGGCACGCAAGCGGTGCGGTTTGGGGTGCAACTTCTTCAGGTCGCTGGCGGCCTTGTTGGTGCCGATGAATGCAAAGATGTCGATCTTGCCGCTGGCCATCAGTGCGCTGACGGTTTCGCGGCCGCTGCCGTAGATCACGTTGATCACACCGGTCGGGAAGCTGTCGCGGAACGCTTCAAGCAATGGACGAATCAGCAACACGCCGAGCTTGGCCGGTTTGAACACCACGGTGTTGCCCATGATCAGCGCCGGGATCAGCGTGGTGAACGTCTCGTTCAGCGGATAGTTGTAAGGCCCCATGCACAGTGCCACGCCGAGCGGCACGCGGCGGATCTGCCCGAGGGTGTCCTGTTCCAGTTCGAAACGGCTGGAGCGGCGGTCGAGTTCTTTGAGGGCATTGATGGTGTCGACGATGTAGTCGCAGGTGCGATCGAACTCTTTTTCCGAGTCCTTGAGATTTTTGCCGATCTCCCACATCAGCAACTTGACCACCGCATCGCGCTGCTGGCGCATGCGGCCAAGGAACGCTTCGACGTGCTGGATACGCTCGGCCACACGCATGGTCGGCCACAGGCCCTGGCCACGGTCATAAGCGCGGACGGCGGCATCGAGGGCGGTGAGGGCGGTGTCGGCGTCGAGCAGCGGCGTGCTGCCGAGGATCACTTGTTCGTCGCCGTTGTCGCTGTGCAGATAGACAGGGCTGCGCACGGTGGCGAGCGGGCCGTCCCAGCGGCGCAACTGGCCGTCGACCAGATATTCGCGTTGTTCGATCTGGCCGTCGAGACGGTACTTTTCCGGGATGTCGCTGACAGAAGGGAACAGATTGCCAAGGATGTTTGCTGTGGTCATGTCGCTACCCCGTGTTGATGTCCGCGTGTAAATCAAAAAGTCTGTACAGGTTATACGCCTGAATGCGCCGGAATTTAAACCCGCAAATGTCACCCGAATGTCACGCAAAGGTGCAGAGCAGAGCAGCAGGAGTGACATGAATCTCATTGTGGGAGGGGGCTTGCTCCCGAAGACGGAGGGTCAGCAAGTCCATTTTTGGCTGGCACACCGCCTTCGGGAGCAAGCCCCCTCCCACAGTTGAATTGTGGAGGTTCGGAATTGTTCGGCTGGCCTCGTATGCCCCCCTCACTGTCCGGCAAAGCCC from Pseudomonas baetica includes the following:
- a CDS encoding glycoside hydrolase family 19 protein codes for the protein MSITEQQLQSIMPNARRQAGVFVSALNAAMVHRQINTPKRQAAFLAQVGHESGQLQYVRELGGDQYLSKYDTGNLAAKLGNTPAADGDGQRYRGRGLIQVTGHDNYLRCSLALFGDERLLRTPELLELPQWAAESAAWFWSVNGLNALADQNEFNTITRRINGGLNGLQDRLELWGRARAVLCVSAN
- a CDS encoding lysis system i-spanin subunit Rz, with protein sequence MRFGELIPAPYLLLVKGVLLVVLVGGSASITWQVQDWRYGKQLAEQARLHTETLNKLTQATIAQQRAEQDKRLALEQRLATSEQTHYRALSDVQRDQGRLRDRLATADLRLSVLLDATTGAGNGSLSASTATGSVVHGPTRAELDPAHAQRIVGITDYGDRGLIALAACQAYAKEVSTPK
- a CDS encoding Bax inhibitor-1/YccA family protein; translated protein: MREQDYAVNNSVQAEQLEVSRVLRNTYGLLALTLAFSGVMAFVAQQMRVGYPNIFVVLIGFYGLFFLTNKLRDSAWGLVSAFALTGFMGFLLGPILNRYLGMQGGAEVVSSAFAMTALVFGGLSAYVLITRKDMSFLGGFITAGFFVLLGATLASFFFQVSGLQLAISAGFVLFSSVCILFQTSAIIHGGERNYIMATISLYVSIYNLFISLLQIFGIMSRDD
- a CDS encoding YceK/YidQ family lipoprotein; protein product: MKTQAMLLAALALAGCGTVQTVMQSDEAAAKILREEKTYCGAVPRIYSGVTFDFCMMHAELRDGVDAFEYNNANFGMLVDAAASGVLDTLLLPYTIYKQHADGSIIVN
- a CDS encoding Lrp/AsnC family transcriptional regulator; this translates as MTDDIDQILISALMEDSRRSLKALAQLSGLSSPSVAERLRRLEERGVLKGYTVEIDPKCFGYQLQAIVRIRPLPGRLQEVERQILSIPEFTECDKVTGEDCFIARLHVRSMEQLDTLLDRLNTLAETNTAIVKKTPVKRRLPPMA
- a CDS encoding DMT family transporter codes for the protein MDKTLRRGSFEMTAAMLISGTIGWFVLVSGQPVLDVVFWRCVFGAGTLLLICAAFGFLRPGILTRTTFLLAVLSGVAIVGNWVLLFASYSRASIAIGTAVYNVQPFMLVGLAALFLGEKITLQKLFWLVISFLGMLAIVSAHGGQGEGGGDYLQGIALALGAALLYAIAALIIKRLTGTPPHLIALVQVCTGVLLLAPFAHFHAMPQAQSAWFSLLTLGIVHTGLMYVLLYGAIQKLPTALTGALSFIYPIAAIFVDWFAFGHRLETLQWVGVAAILLATAGMQQGWGLKARAAVAARP
- a CDS encoding acyltransferase family protein; this encodes MLFRKNINALRALAVLSVVLFHFKIPGFGGGFAGVDVFFVISGFLMTGLIFNGLQQQRFSLPGFYASRARRIIPALLTLCIVLLMFGYVYLPLEDFRETIRTLKSSLLFSSNFTFAKDGNYFDAPLHENWLLHTWSLSVEWQFYLLYPVLIMGFYKFLGAQKTRVALIALALLSFAASVVLSKTHPVFAFYMLPTRAWEMIAGGMVFLYPLRLGSRNGSICEGLGLLAIFTSVLCFSQDDLWPGYLALLPVLGTMLVIYGNTQSVFSRNHTMQFIGSISYSVYLWHWPLVVLLYLCGLLSSWPHVLGAIVLSLVLGALSYYLIESRVSKVTTAPRTLLKFASWTVAVIGLSALSASLVKKYPDARLAFVDLGQPEYTSKLYPQECYPNAYAAADCKLGTGDVSVILFGDSHAQSTAAAVQIDNPQAALSWSLGGCPALQNFAMRDKDLESKCRAFNHEKLQVLKDSFQEVPVVLFSRAALYADPSRNNPWRIHFPDSPLVGESAFIDAYITEYANTVCAIAENHPVYIVKPIPEMPFSVYKGLNLNQRLFQQTADISISLLDYGKRNRIANYTIETVARRCNASVIDPTPYLCPNGNCMGSRDGVPLYFDDNHLVDAGNQQLKGLFKGLIKPI
- a CDS encoding FUSC family protein; this translates as MRRILRPLLDPYRRYRHARLIHAVRVALGLLATIVLTTGINLPHGEWASVTMLVVIGGLQHHGNIGKKAAERATGTLIGAGVGLVLVAQQALLGMPWLTYFAMAVVCGFFSYHAIGKGGYTALLAGITVFIVAGHGDNPITDGLWRGVDILIGIALALAFSFALPLYAVYSWRYNLADALRDCATLYGRIISGEAISADEHLKLMGRVSTVMVQLRSLMPSVSKEVKISMTELDAIQRNLRMCVSTLEILGNTRPNASDREAMAHLQSALKAEHRLIRVQLIGMARALKSGASKRLERPLELADASLDAPVYNALDGYRLLTRQLAANIGEMRQRLAKSAPRWNI
- a CDS encoding NADP-dependent glyceraldehyde-3-phosphate dehydrogenase; the encoded protein is MTTANILGNLFPSVSDIPEKYRLDGQIEQREYLVDGQLRRWDGPLATVRSPVYLHSDNGDEQVILGSTPLLDADTALTALDAAVRAYDRGQGLWPTMRVAERIQHVEAFLGRMRQQRDAVVKLLMWEIGKNLKDSEKEFDRTCDYIVDTINALKELDRRSSRFELEQDTLGQIRRVPLGVALCMGPYNYPLNETFTTLIPALIMGNTVVFKPAKLGVLLIRPLLEAFRDSFPTGVINVIYGSGRETVSALMASGKIDIFAFIGTNKAASDLKKLHPKPHRLRAALGLDAKNPGIVLPEVDLDNAVSEAVTGSLSFNGQRCTALKILFVHEDVVDSFIEKFNARLATLKPGMPWDSGVSLTPLPESGKVDYLHGLVADARSKGAEVINPNGGESRESFFYPAVLYPVNPQMRVYQEEQFGPVVPIVPYRHLDTVIDYVLESDFGQQLSIFGTNPVAVGRLVDTFANQVGRINLNAQCQRGPDTYPFNGRKNSAEGTLSVHDALRVFSIRTLVATKFQDSNKDLISEIIRGRDSSFLTTDYIF